One stretch of Pomacea canaliculata isolate SZHN2017 linkage group LG11, ASM307304v1, whole genome shotgun sequence DNA includes these proteins:
- the LOC112575438 gene encoding uncharacterized protein LOC112575438 has translation MRRIFFRRKTRKRRKVQLLLLLILLMTTGVVLVTYTGLTGNGSAEFDKETIRQYLQRREVFKVTKGHFANTTCENEDAGPCVDPACTTTFLPPRVRLERLVSTQYPVSPRHRQVLRSLGARVPPADIVFLTAASQNHFDESQGVVKDLHEKVFPWLHSNTDYSYRLIYYNLGLTKESLALLKKYCRCHVLRFPFKLLPPVFKNVKKYLWKPLLVKAHSSHCKLLMWMDASVRFKFGDVSLIIQRAMANGLFIQRNDYMMARHVMPAMLQYFHTEACLLAPFYETETNFLVVKNERLMSKAVLDPWLACAFAPRCIYPGHNWRSLVTCPEGKQGYSLCHRFDQAALGVILVTLFDLKLSHLVAPDKNTTYYLAKDDKVDYFPDTV, from the exons ATGCGACGAATCTTCTTTAGAAGG aaaaCAAGGAAACGGAGGAAAGTTcaactgctgttgctgttaATTTTGCTTATGACTACAGGTGTAGTCCTCGTGACCTACACTGGCCTCACAG GCAACGGCAGTGCGGAATTTGACAAGGAAACAATCAGGCAGTATCTTCAAAGACGGGAAG TCTTCAAAGTTACCAAGGGCCACTTTGCCAACACCACTTGTGAAAATGAAG ATGCCGGACCCTGTGTGGATCCTGCTTGTACCACGACCTTCCTGCCACCCAGGGTGAGACTAGAGAGACTTGTGAGCACCCAGTACCCCGTTAGTCCCCGCCATCGGCAGGTGCTGCGCTCCCTGGGGGCCCGGGTACCTCCCGCCGACATCGTCTTCCTGACGGCGGCCTCACAGAACCACTTCGATGAGAGTCAGGGCGTCGTCAAGGACCTGCACGAAAAGGTCTTCCCCTGGCTTCACAGCAACACCGACTATTCTTATCGCTTGATCTACTACAACCTGGGTCTCACCAAGGAAAGCTTGGCACTG CTCAAAAAGTACTGCAGATGTCACGTGCTGCGTTTCCCATTCAAGTTGCTACCTCCAGTCTTCAAGAATGTGAAGAAGTACCTGTGGAAACCCTTGCTTGTGAAG GCACACAGTTCTCACTGCAAGCTGCTGATGTGGATGGATGCCTCGGTCCGCTTTAAGTTCGGTGATGTGAGTCTCATCATCCAGCGAGCCATGGCCAACGGACTTTTTATTCAACGCAACGACTACATGATGGCGAGACACGTGATGCCAGCGATGCTGCAGTATTTTCACACTGAAGCCTGTCTCCTCGCCCCCTTCTATGAGACGGAAACAAACTTCTTGGTAGTCAAGAACGAGCGACTTATGAGCAAAGCTGTGCTGGACCCTTGGCTGGCCTGTGCATTTGCTCCGAGATGTATTTATCCCGGCCATAACTGGAGAAGCCTCGTCACCTGTCCTGAGGGTAAACAAGGGTACAGCTTGTGTCACAGGTTTGACCAGGCGGCTTTAGGTGTCATTCTTGTGACACTCTTTGACTTGAAATTGTCTCACCTTGTAGCTCCTGACAAGAATACTACTTATTACCTCGCGAAAGATGACAAAGTGGACTATTTTCCCGACACAGTGTAA